In Sander lucioperca isolate FBNREF2018 chromosome 12, SLUC_FBN_1.2, whole genome shotgun sequence, one DNA window encodes the following:
- the uhrf1bp1 gene encoding UHRF1-binding protein 1 isoform X1, whose protein sequence is MAGIIKKQILKHLSRFTKNLSPDKINVSTLKGEGQLSNLELDEEVLQNMLDLPTWLAVTRVYCNKAAIRIQWTKLKTSPICLFLDKVEVEMRTCEEPRPPNGPSPIAITAGQSEYGFAEKVVEGMSVRINSITIKVQARAFHASFELWQLQGNSLNPKWQRTDLRYTRVTDPKRGEVLTFKEINWQSLRIEADAMESDDQDLSSTPLRLITNQGRIRIALKRRIKDCNVLASKLLFILDDLLWVLTDSQLKAIIHYAKSLSEAMEKSAQQRKSSTAESLQTAPPSPGLHNLWTEPPPAPTGTPSNASQYFDLYDVKESSYHTFISRLDLHICNDSSSMDEDEAPPPGLQGAMQLTFRKLGFDYYPVHRPADGCRHWERHSGAMEAQAQWAGKLLQEYQSRVEASGFPGPHTEGPPPTKDSSAKTVQDGQSSPKSSPSDTEQASSRNSVTAPSRSSLKRLRSSCVVVRMDDVDIHQVSTRGRQNKKTRSLISCNRKALRLPDNVPAVHLQFTEYYFPDNPSFSVPTSNLYAQLNGLQLCVDPASVLWVNLFSRGLLHTLDQVKAFYHLQDSSRAEEHVDIRVDAAQLKLIIPLDFSILDHPERPQSLSVTVPQMVLSNTRLCPHGSRADLSSTIDKFASCPFFQHTPPCPYPRDQSAFHPIPYTFLQHSQETVPQPLDRKQLRSQDVWSLSLSRVTLGFDGARRFPKGRTQPFVEPFAMSVWMCQPSAFKNGSSSSSSSPSRAHQPSSEQEEASFASIHFLAHTITPVKLWLNHYQYVALLRMKDAMARLGAELGRDLRDVKQAHGQKTKPATVSLALLVDSAELGLLLPPVCTDPEEEIPHTPETDSPSITDSDISPTHHSAVLENSELENGISSTNTVNLFGQDEQDGVVEEACEAVEEGLEGDGLTTQEDTSVLSPPLSPGHSPALSREPSNFSLEGELSSAITVTKDVTKDAISASLDLTKGAFSITKDAFSMLSRGSGMSKLFSSQAKEQVQRSEESSPSLAASLRHQSMKQSPSQHSFDSAILDGSLPDEYLSVDSDVSDNFVVLMDLESGIESMRPNNTPAGSRGSPAPGTEGGSLADLSSSLSQSIEDVSQDMSSVLLLILSGTACTMEVKGEDQVVAVEAQNLSPVQMGNIRVSDLLAGLVQAPVGTVQKQGTRGSPVVCMRAETGPSAVRHSALAESLGFLDMRVQDCKAELLASTVANIGPFLEDEFSADGQPMKLHMSNITIIMKDDSPKIYPTAPQSVPASFIVDQLLLERCEDGIMRLKAEGTDPKASAGVPVAGPDNPNHPCSVQQQSQRQSSESQLSDALAALTQALSDRERLLLEVRKHDPTFSL, encoded by the exons ATGGCCGGAATTATTAAAAAGCAAATTTTGAAACATTTGTCAAG GTTCACCAAGAATCTGTCCCCGGACAAGATCAATGTGAGTACGTTGAAGGGGGAGGGGCAGCTGTCCAACCTCGAGCTTGATGAAGAGGTTCTGCAGAACATGCTGGACCTGCCTACCTGGCTGGCTGTCACCCGGGTCTACTGCAACAAAGCCGCCATCAGG ATACAATGGACAAAGTTGAAAACAAGCCCCATCTGTCTG TTCTTGGATAAGGTAGAGGTAGAAATGAGGACATGTGAGGAGCCACGTCCACCTAATGGCCCCTCTCCTATAGCTATTACAGCAGGCCAGAG CGAGTACGGCTTTGCAGAGAAAGTGGTGGAGGGCATGTCTGTTAGGATCAACTCCATAACCATCAAGGTGCAGGCGCGTGCCTTCCACGCCTCCTTCGAGCTCTGGCAGTTACAAGGCAACAGCCTCAACCCCAAATGGCAACGCACTGACCTCCGCTACACTCGTGTCACCGACCCAAAGAGAGGAGAG GTGTTGACATTCAAAGAAATAAACTGGCAGAGTCTACGAATCGAGGCAGATGCCATGGAGAGTGACGACCAGGACCTCAGTAGCACCCCATTACGTCTAATTACCAACCAGGGTCGCATTCGCATCGCTCTAAAACGCAGA ATAAAGGACTGTAATGTGCTGGCGTCCAAGCTGCTTTTCATTCTGGACGACCTGTTGTGGGTGCTGACGGACTCTCAGCTCAAAGCCATCATACATTACGCCAAATCTCTCAGCGAGGCCATGGAGAAGTCTGCCCAGCAGAGGAAGAGCAGCACTGCTGAATCCCTACAG ACTGCTCCTCCATCGCCTGGCCTCCacaacctttggacagagcccccacctgcccccactgGCACCCCCAGCAACGCCAGTCAATACTTTGATCTCTATGATGTCAAGGAGTCTTCTTACCACACCTTCATATCCCGGTTGGACTTACACATATGCAACGACAGTTCTTCAATGGATGAAG ATGAGGCTCCCCCACCAGGCTTGCAAGGTGCCATGCAGCTGACATTCAGGAAGCTGGGTTTTGACTACTATCCTGTCCACAGGCCTG CTGATGGATGTCGACACTGGGAACGCCACAGTGGAGCCATGGAGGCTCAGGCCCAGTGGGCTGGGAAACTGCTGCAGGAGTACCAGAGCAGAGTAGAGGCTTCTGGGTTTCCTGGGCCACATACTGAGGGGCCCCCGCCAACCAAGGACTCTTCTGCAAAGACAGTGCAAG ATGGACAGTCTAGTCCCAAGTCCAGCCCCTCTGACACAGAGCAGGCATCCAGCAGGAACTCTGTCACAGCTCCTTCACGGTCATCACTGAAGAGGCTGCGGTCTAGCTGTGTGGTGGTCAGGATGGATGATGTGGACATTCACCAG GTGTCTACCAGAGGCCGTCAAAACAAGAAGACCCGCTCTTTAATATCCTGCAACCGTAAAGCTCTGCGTTTGCCTGACAACGTACCAGCAGTTCATCTGCAGTTCACCGAATACTACTTTCCTGACAACCCCAGTTTTTCAG TGCCCACCTCCAACCTGTATGCCCAGCTGAATGGCCTCCAGCTCTGTGTAGACCCAGCCAGCGTGCTGTGGGTCAATCTGTTTTCCCGGGGTTTGCTGCACACACTGGACCAGGTCAAAGCTTTCTACCATTTGCAAGACAGCAGCAGGGCTGAAGAGCATGTGGACATCCGTGTGGATGCAGCTCAGCTCAAG TTAATAATCCCCTTGGATTTTTCCATATTGGACCATCCGGAACGTCCACAGTCGCTCTCTGTTACTGTACCCCAGATGGTTCTCAGCAACACCCGCCTCTGCCCTCATGGCTCCAGAGCTGACCTCAGTAGCACCATTGACAAGTTCGCCAGCTGCCCTTTCTTCCAGCACACACCTCCATGCCCCTACCCCAGAGACCAGAGTGCCTTCCATCCCATCCCCTACACCTTCCTCCAGCACTCTCAAGAGACAGTGCCCCAACCTCTGGACAGAAAGCAGCTACGATCACAGGATGTCTGGTCTCTCAGTCTGTCCCGTGTGACCCTAGGTTTTGATGGAGCTCGGCGATTCCCCAAAGGCAGAACCCAACCTTTTGTTGAGCCCTTTGCGATGTCTGTGTGGATGTGTCAGCCCTCTGCCTTTAAAAATGGATCATCGTCTTCCTCCTCTAGTCCCAGCAGAGCCCACCAGCCTTCTTCAGAGCAGGAAGAAGCTTCGTTTGCCTCTATCCACTTCTTGGCTCACACCATCACTCCAGTGAAGCTGTGGCTCAACCACTACCAGTATGTTGCTCTGCTGAGGATGAAGGATGCCATGGCTCGGTTGGGGGCAGAGTTGGGCAGGGATCTGCGAGATGTTAAGCAGGCTCACGGCCAGAAGACAAAACCTGCTACAGTTAGCCTTGCCCTTCTGGTGGACTCTGCAGAATTAGGTCTCCTGTTGCCACCAGTGTGCACAGATCCTGAGGAAGAAATTCCCCACACCCCAGAGACAGACAGCCCCAGCATAACAGACTCTGACATCTCCCCGACTCATCACTCTGCAGTCCTGGAGAACAGTGAGTTAGAAAATGGCATCTCCTCCACCAATACTGTCAATTTGTTTGGTCAGGACGAACAAGATGGGGTGGTGGAGGAGGCATgtgaggctgtggaggaggggttgGAGGGGGATGGTTTGACAACACAGGAGGACACATCTGTCCTCTCCCCTCCACTCTCACCTGGACACTCCCCTGCCCTCTCCCGCGAACCCTCCAACTTTAGCCTGGAGGGAGAGCTGTCAAGCGCCATCACTGTCACCAAGGATGTGACCAAAGATGCCATTAGTGCCTCGCTGGACCTGACCAAAGGGGCGTTTTCAATAACAAAGGATGCCTTTAGCATGCTGAGTCGTGGCTCAGGGATGAGCAAATTGTTTAGTTCGCAGGCAAA GGAGCAGGTCCAGCGTTCAGAAGAGTCCTCCCCCTCTCTGGCTGCCAGCCTGCGCCACCAATCCATGAAGCAGTCGCCTTCCCAGCATTCCTTTGATAGTGCTATCTTGGATGGCAGCCTGCCTGACGAATATCTCTCTGTGGATAGTGATGTCAGCGACAATTTTGTTGTTCTCATGGACTTAG AATCAGGTATAGAGTCCATGCGCCCCAACAACACTCCTGCAGGCAGTCGAGGCAGCCCAGCCCCAGGGACAGAGGGAGGTTCATTAGCGGACCTCAGCAGCTCTCTGTCCCAAAGTATTGAGGATGTATCTCAGGATATG TCCTCGGTGTTGCTGCTGATCCTGAGTGGAACAGCTTGTACCATGGAAGTAAAGGGAGAAGACCAAGTTGTGGCTGTAGAAGCCCAGAATCTGAGCCCTGTGCAGATGGGCAATATCAGGGTGTCAGATTTGCTGGCTGGCCTCGTACAAG CCCCAGTCGGAACAGTCCAGAAGCAAGGTACCAGGGGCTCTCCAGTAGTGTGCATGCGAGCAGAGACGGGTCCCTCTGCAGTCCGACACTCTGCTCTAGCTGAGTCTTTGGGCTTCCTGGATATGAGAGTGCAAGACTGCAAGGCAGAGTTGTTAGCCTCCACAGTGGCTAACATTGGTCCTTTTCTGGAAGATGAGTTCAGTGCTGACGGTCAGCCAATGAAGTTACACATGAGCAACATCACCATCATTATGAAG gATGATAGCCCTAAAATCTACCCTACAGCCCCTCAATCTGTCCCAGCCTCATTCATTGTAGATCAACTGCTCCTCGAGCGCTGTGAGGATGGCATCATGAGGCTCAAAG CTGAAGGTACAGACCCTAAAGCCTCAGCAGGTGTTCCTGTGGCTGGTCCGGACAACCCAAACCATCCCTGCTCTGTTCAACAGCAGAGCCAG AGACAAAGCTCGGAGTCCCAGCTCTCTGATGCCCTGGCTGCTCTCACCCAGGCCCTCAGTGACAGAGAACGCCTCCTTCTGGAAGTCAGGAAGCATGACCCCACGTTTAGTCTCTGA
- the uhrf1bp1 gene encoding UHRF1-binding protein 1 isoform X2 produces the protein MAGIIKKQILKHLSRFTKNLSPDKINVSTLKGEGQLSNLELDEEVLQNMLDLPTWLAVTRVYCNKAAIRIQWTKLKTSPICLFLDKVEVEMRTCEEPRPPNGPSPIAITAGQSEYGFAEKVVEGMSVRINSITIKVQARAFHASFELWQLQGNSLNPKWQRTDLRYTRVTDPKRGEVLTFKEINWQSLRIEADAMESDDQDLSSTPLRLITNQGRIRIALKRRIKDCNVLASKLLFILDDLLWVLTDSQLKAIIHYAKSLSEAMEKSAQQRKSSTAESLQTAPPSPGLHNLWTEPPPAPTGTPSNASQYFDLYDVKESSYHTFISRLDLHICNDSSSMDEDEAPPPGLQGAMQLTFRKLGFDYYPVHRPADGCRHWERHSGAMEAQAQWAGKLLQEYQSRVEASGFPGPHTEGPPPTKDSSAKTVQDGQSSPKSSPSDTEQASSRNSVTAPSRSSLKRLRSSCVVVRMDDVDIHQVSTRGRQNKKTRSLISCNRKALRLPDNVPAVHLQFTEYYFPDNPSFSVPTSNLYAQLNGLQLCVDPASVLWVNLFSRGLLHTLDQVKAFYHLQDSSRAEEHVDIRVDAAQLKLIIPLDFSILDHPERPQSLSVTVPQMVLSNTRLCPHGSRADLSSTIDKFASCPFFQHTPPCPYPRDQSAFHPIPYTFLQHSQETVPQPLDRKQLRSQDVWSLSLSRVTLGFDGARRFPKGRTQPFVEPFAMSVWMCQPSAFKNGSSSSSSSPSRAHQPSSEQEEASFASIHFLAHTITPVKLWLNHYQYVALLRMKDAMARLGAELGRDLRDVKQAHGQKTKPATVSLALLVDSAELGLLLPPVCTDPEEEIPHTPETDSPSITDSDISPTHHSAVLENSELENGISSTNTVNLFGQDEQDGVVEEACEAVEEGLEGDGLTTQEDTSVLSPPLSPGHSPALSREPSNFSLEGELSSAITVTKDVTKDAISASLDLTKGAFSITKDAFSMLSRGSGMSKLFSSQAKEQVQRSEESSPSLAASLRHQSMKQSPSQHSFDSAILDGSLPDEYLSVDSDVSDNFVVLMDLESGIESMRPNNTPAGSRGSPAPGTEGGSLADLSSSLSQSIEDVSQDMSSVLLLILSGTACTMEVKGEDQVVAVEAQNLSPVQMGNIRVSDLLAGLVQAPVGTVQKQGTRGSPVVCMRAETGPSAVRHSALAESLGFLDMRVQDCKAELLASTVANIGPFLEDEFSADGQPMKLHMSNITIIMKDDSPKIYPTAPQSVPASFIVDQLLLERCEDGIMRLKAEGTDPKASAGVPVAGPDNPNQQRQSSESQLSDALAALTQALSDRERLLLEVRKHDPTFSL, from the exons ATGGCCGGAATTATTAAAAAGCAAATTTTGAAACATTTGTCAAG GTTCACCAAGAATCTGTCCCCGGACAAGATCAATGTGAGTACGTTGAAGGGGGAGGGGCAGCTGTCCAACCTCGAGCTTGATGAAGAGGTTCTGCAGAACATGCTGGACCTGCCTACCTGGCTGGCTGTCACCCGGGTCTACTGCAACAAAGCCGCCATCAGG ATACAATGGACAAAGTTGAAAACAAGCCCCATCTGTCTG TTCTTGGATAAGGTAGAGGTAGAAATGAGGACATGTGAGGAGCCACGTCCACCTAATGGCCCCTCTCCTATAGCTATTACAGCAGGCCAGAG CGAGTACGGCTTTGCAGAGAAAGTGGTGGAGGGCATGTCTGTTAGGATCAACTCCATAACCATCAAGGTGCAGGCGCGTGCCTTCCACGCCTCCTTCGAGCTCTGGCAGTTACAAGGCAACAGCCTCAACCCCAAATGGCAACGCACTGACCTCCGCTACACTCGTGTCACCGACCCAAAGAGAGGAGAG GTGTTGACATTCAAAGAAATAAACTGGCAGAGTCTACGAATCGAGGCAGATGCCATGGAGAGTGACGACCAGGACCTCAGTAGCACCCCATTACGTCTAATTACCAACCAGGGTCGCATTCGCATCGCTCTAAAACGCAGA ATAAAGGACTGTAATGTGCTGGCGTCCAAGCTGCTTTTCATTCTGGACGACCTGTTGTGGGTGCTGACGGACTCTCAGCTCAAAGCCATCATACATTACGCCAAATCTCTCAGCGAGGCCATGGAGAAGTCTGCCCAGCAGAGGAAGAGCAGCACTGCTGAATCCCTACAG ACTGCTCCTCCATCGCCTGGCCTCCacaacctttggacagagcccccacctgcccccactgGCACCCCCAGCAACGCCAGTCAATACTTTGATCTCTATGATGTCAAGGAGTCTTCTTACCACACCTTCATATCCCGGTTGGACTTACACATATGCAACGACAGTTCTTCAATGGATGAAG ATGAGGCTCCCCCACCAGGCTTGCAAGGTGCCATGCAGCTGACATTCAGGAAGCTGGGTTTTGACTACTATCCTGTCCACAGGCCTG CTGATGGATGTCGACACTGGGAACGCCACAGTGGAGCCATGGAGGCTCAGGCCCAGTGGGCTGGGAAACTGCTGCAGGAGTACCAGAGCAGAGTAGAGGCTTCTGGGTTTCCTGGGCCACATACTGAGGGGCCCCCGCCAACCAAGGACTCTTCTGCAAAGACAGTGCAAG ATGGACAGTCTAGTCCCAAGTCCAGCCCCTCTGACACAGAGCAGGCATCCAGCAGGAACTCTGTCACAGCTCCTTCACGGTCATCACTGAAGAGGCTGCGGTCTAGCTGTGTGGTGGTCAGGATGGATGATGTGGACATTCACCAG GTGTCTACCAGAGGCCGTCAAAACAAGAAGACCCGCTCTTTAATATCCTGCAACCGTAAAGCTCTGCGTTTGCCTGACAACGTACCAGCAGTTCATCTGCAGTTCACCGAATACTACTTTCCTGACAACCCCAGTTTTTCAG TGCCCACCTCCAACCTGTATGCCCAGCTGAATGGCCTCCAGCTCTGTGTAGACCCAGCCAGCGTGCTGTGGGTCAATCTGTTTTCCCGGGGTTTGCTGCACACACTGGACCAGGTCAAAGCTTTCTACCATTTGCAAGACAGCAGCAGGGCTGAAGAGCATGTGGACATCCGTGTGGATGCAGCTCAGCTCAAG TTAATAATCCCCTTGGATTTTTCCATATTGGACCATCCGGAACGTCCACAGTCGCTCTCTGTTACTGTACCCCAGATGGTTCTCAGCAACACCCGCCTCTGCCCTCATGGCTCCAGAGCTGACCTCAGTAGCACCATTGACAAGTTCGCCAGCTGCCCTTTCTTCCAGCACACACCTCCATGCCCCTACCCCAGAGACCAGAGTGCCTTCCATCCCATCCCCTACACCTTCCTCCAGCACTCTCAAGAGACAGTGCCCCAACCTCTGGACAGAAAGCAGCTACGATCACAGGATGTCTGGTCTCTCAGTCTGTCCCGTGTGACCCTAGGTTTTGATGGAGCTCGGCGATTCCCCAAAGGCAGAACCCAACCTTTTGTTGAGCCCTTTGCGATGTCTGTGTGGATGTGTCAGCCCTCTGCCTTTAAAAATGGATCATCGTCTTCCTCCTCTAGTCCCAGCAGAGCCCACCAGCCTTCTTCAGAGCAGGAAGAAGCTTCGTTTGCCTCTATCCACTTCTTGGCTCACACCATCACTCCAGTGAAGCTGTGGCTCAACCACTACCAGTATGTTGCTCTGCTGAGGATGAAGGATGCCATGGCTCGGTTGGGGGCAGAGTTGGGCAGGGATCTGCGAGATGTTAAGCAGGCTCACGGCCAGAAGACAAAACCTGCTACAGTTAGCCTTGCCCTTCTGGTGGACTCTGCAGAATTAGGTCTCCTGTTGCCACCAGTGTGCACAGATCCTGAGGAAGAAATTCCCCACACCCCAGAGACAGACAGCCCCAGCATAACAGACTCTGACATCTCCCCGACTCATCACTCTGCAGTCCTGGAGAACAGTGAGTTAGAAAATGGCATCTCCTCCACCAATACTGTCAATTTGTTTGGTCAGGACGAACAAGATGGGGTGGTGGAGGAGGCATgtgaggctgtggaggaggggttgGAGGGGGATGGTTTGACAACACAGGAGGACACATCTGTCCTCTCCCCTCCACTCTCACCTGGACACTCCCCTGCCCTCTCCCGCGAACCCTCCAACTTTAGCCTGGAGGGAGAGCTGTCAAGCGCCATCACTGTCACCAAGGATGTGACCAAAGATGCCATTAGTGCCTCGCTGGACCTGACCAAAGGGGCGTTTTCAATAACAAAGGATGCCTTTAGCATGCTGAGTCGTGGCTCAGGGATGAGCAAATTGTTTAGTTCGCAGGCAAA GGAGCAGGTCCAGCGTTCAGAAGAGTCCTCCCCCTCTCTGGCTGCCAGCCTGCGCCACCAATCCATGAAGCAGTCGCCTTCCCAGCATTCCTTTGATAGTGCTATCTTGGATGGCAGCCTGCCTGACGAATATCTCTCTGTGGATAGTGATGTCAGCGACAATTTTGTTGTTCTCATGGACTTAG AATCAGGTATAGAGTCCATGCGCCCCAACAACACTCCTGCAGGCAGTCGAGGCAGCCCAGCCCCAGGGACAGAGGGAGGTTCATTAGCGGACCTCAGCAGCTCTCTGTCCCAAAGTATTGAGGATGTATCTCAGGATATG TCCTCGGTGTTGCTGCTGATCCTGAGTGGAACAGCTTGTACCATGGAAGTAAAGGGAGAAGACCAAGTTGTGGCTGTAGAAGCCCAGAATCTGAGCCCTGTGCAGATGGGCAATATCAGGGTGTCAGATTTGCTGGCTGGCCTCGTACAAG CCCCAGTCGGAACAGTCCAGAAGCAAGGTACCAGGGGCTCTCCAGTAGTGTGCATGCGAGCAGAGACGGGTCCCTCTGCAGTCCGACACTCTGCTCTAGCTGAGTCTTTGGGCTTCCTGGATATGAGAGTGCAAGACTGCAAGGCAGAGTTGTTAGCCTCCACAGTGGCTAACATTGGTCCTTTTCTGGAAGATGAGTTCAGTGCTGACGGTCAGCCAATGAAGTTACACATGAGCAACATCACCATCATTATGAAG gATGATAGCCCTAAAATCTACCCTACAGCCCCTCAATCTGTCCCAGCCTCATTCATTGTAGATCAACTGCTCCTCGAGCGCTGTGAGGATGGCATCATGAGGCTCAAAG CTGAAGGTACAGACCCTAAAGCCTCAGCAGGTGTTCCTGTGGCTGGTCCGGACAACCCAAACCA ACAGAGACAAAGCTCGGAGTCCCAGCTCTCTGATGCCCTGGCTGCTCTCACCCAGGCCCTCAGTGACAGAGAACGCCTCCTTCTGGAAGTCAGGAAGCATGACCCCACGTTTAGTCTCTGA
- the LOC116062110 gene encoding protein ILRUN-like isoform X1, whose product MESMELDLDLDQELMQKFSCMGTTDKDILISEFQRLLGFQLNPAGCAFFLDMTNWNLQAAIGAYYDFESPNISAPCMSFVSDVTIGEGESVPPDTPFTKTWRVQNTGAESWPPGVCLKYVGGDQFGHVNMVMVRPLDPQEMADVSVQMHSPASPGMYQGQWRMCTATGLYYGDVIWVILSVEVGGLLGVTQQLSSFQAEFNTQPHRSLEGDYNPFASPEKSKCPNSNNNSLHDASGHRVAEEHWQGSPNQLQQEQNGLSHNSVDIVANSLQSNLSVVAYNQVRDIKGQPDSPY is encoded by the exons ATGGAGAGCATGGaactggacctggacctggaccaggAGCTCATGCAGAAATTTAGCTGCATGGGTACAACAGACAAAGATATCCTAATATCGGAATTCCAGAGGCTCCTTGGGTTTCAGCTAAACCCCGCCGGATGCGCCTTCTTTCTGGACATGACCAACTG GAATTTACAAGCAGCCATCGGAGCCTACTATGACTTTGAGAGTCCCAACATCAGTGCACCGTGCATGTCCTTTGTGAGCGATGTGACGATTGGTGAGGGCGAATCAGTTCCACCAGACACTCCTTTCACAAAGACCTGGAGAGTACAGAACACAG GTGCAGAGTCATGGCCTCCCGGGGTTTGTCTGAAGTATGTCGGAGGAGATCAGTTTGGGCATGTAAACATGGTGATGGTGCGGCCTCTAGACCCTCAGGAAATGGCTGATGTTAGTGTGCAGATGCATAGCCCTGCGTCTCCTGGCATGTACCAGGGCCAGTGGAGAATGTGCACAGCCACCGGACTTTACTATGGAG ATGTCATTTGGGTGATCCTGAGTGTGGAGGTTGGAGGCCTCCTTGGCGTCACACAGCAGCTTTCCTCTTTTCAAGCGGAGTTTAACACTCAGCCTCACCGCAGCCTGGAAGGAGATTACAACCCCTTCGCCTCGCCAGAGAAGAGCAAGTGCcccaacagcaacaacaacagcctCCACGATGCCAGCGGTCACAGAGTCGCAGAGGAACACTGGCAGGGAAGCCCTAACCAGCTGCAGCAAGAGCAGAATGGACTTTCACACAACTCTGTGGATATTGTAGCAAACAGTCTACAAAGCAATCTATCAGTAGTCGCTTATAACCAGGTAAGAGACATCAAAGGGCAACCA GATTCTCCATACTAG
- the LOC116062110 gene encoding protein ILRUN-like isoform X2, producing the protein MESMELDLDLDQELMQKFSCMGTTDKDILISEFQRLLGFQLNPAGCAFFLDMTNWNLQAAIGAYYDFESPNISAPCMSFVSDVTIGEGESVPPDTPFTKTWRVQNTGAESWPPGVCLKYVGGDQFGHVNMVMVRPLDPQEMADVSVQMHSPASPGMYQGQWRMCTATGLYYGDVIWVILSVEVGGLLGVTQQLSSFQAEFNTQPHRSLEGDYNPFASPEKSKCPNSNNNSLHDASGHRVAEEHWQGSPNQLQQEQNGLSHNSVDIVANSLQSNLSVVAYNQGIQEPYPFGHS; encoded by the exons ATGGAGAGCATGGaactggacctggacctggaccaggAGCTCATGCAGAAATTTAGCTGCATGGGTACAACAGACAAAGATATCCTAATATCGGAATTCCAGAGGCTCCTTGGGTTTCAGCTAAACCCCGCCGGATGCGCCTTCTTTCTGGACATGACCAACTG GAATTTACAAGCAGCCATCGGAGCCTACTATGACTTTGAGAGTCCCAACATCAGTGCACCGTGCATGTCCTTTGTGAGCGATGTGACGATTGGTGAGGGCGAATCAGTTCCACCAGACACTCCTTTCACAAAGACCTGGAGAGTACAGAACACAG GTGCAGAGTCATGGCCTCCCGGGGTTTGTCTGAAGTATGTCGGAGGAGATCAGTTTGGGCATGTAAACATGGTGATGGTGCGGCCTCTAGACCCTCAGGAAATGGCTGATGTTAGTGTGCAGATGCATAGCCCTGCGTCTCCTGGCATGTACCAGGGCCAGTGGAGAATGTGCACAGCCACCGGACTTTACTATGGAG ATGTCATTTGGGTGATCCTGAGTGTGGAGGTTGGAGGCCTCCTTGGCGTCACACAGCAGCTTTCCTCTTTTCAAGCGGAGTTTAACACTCAGCCTCACCGCAGCCTGGAAGGAGATTACAACCCCTTCGCCTCGCCAGAGAAGAGCAAGTGCcccaacagcaacaacaacagcctCCACGATGCCAGCGGTCACAGAGTCGCAGAGGAACACTGGCAGGGAAGCCCTAACCAGCTGCAGCAAGAGCAGAATGGACTTTCACACAACTCTGTGGATATTGTAGCAAACAGTCTACAAAGCAATCTATCAGTAGTCGCTTATAACCAG GGTATACAGGAGCCCTATCCTTTTGGGCACTCTTAA